One Choloepus didactylus isolate mChoDid1 chromosome 8, mChoDid1.pri, whole genome shotgun sequence DNA window includes the following coding sequences:
- the CDKN1B gene encoding cyclin-dependent kinase inhibitor 1B, with protein MSNVRVSNGSPSLERMDARQAEYPKSSACRNLFGPVNHDELTRDLEKHCRDMEEASQRKWNFDFQNHKPLEGKYEWQEVEKGNLPEFYYRPPRPPKGACKVPAPESQDVSGNRQAVPLIGSPANSEDTHLVDQKTDTADSQTGLAEQCNGIRKRSATDDSAPQNKKANRTEENVSDGSPNAGSVEQTPKKPGLRRRQT; from the exons ATGTCAAACGTGCGAGTGTCTAACGGGAGCCCGAGCCTGGAGCGGATGGACGCCAGGCAGGCAGAGTACCCCAAGTCCTCCGCCTGCAGAAACCTCTTCGGCCCCGTGAACCACGACGAGTTAACCCGGGACTTGGAGAAGCACTGCAGGGACATGGAAGAGGCAAGCCAGCGCAAGTGGAATTTTGATTTTCAGAATCACAAGCCCTTGGAGGGGAAATACGAGTGGCAAGAGGTGGAAAAGGGCAACTTGCCCGAGTTTTACTACAGACCCCCACGGCCACCCAAAGGCGCCTGCAAGGTGCCCGCGCCCGAGAGCCAGGATGTCAGCGGGAACCGCCAGGCGGTGCCTTTAATTGGGTCGCCAGCAAACTCAGAGGACACACATTTGGTTGACCAAAAAACTGATACAGCAGACAGCCAGACGGGGTTAGCGGAGCAGTGCAATGGGATAAGGAAACGATCTGCAACAGACG ATTCTGCTCCTCAAAACAAAAAAGCCAACAGAACAGAAGAAAACGTTTCAGACGGTTCCCCGAACGCCGGTTCAGTGGAGCAAACGCCCAAGAAGCCGGGCCTCAGAAGACGTCAAACGTAA